In Coccidioides posadasii str. Silveira chromosome 4, complete sequence, one genomic interval encodes:
- a CDS encoding uncharacterized protein (EggNog:ENOG410PHZK~COG:S~BUSCO:869at33183), with translation MESREGKGKPAIPRFASFKPKPQRPSEQPEAKREDTEHEGRDSTRHSHRSDHKEEHSISTKSSDRKTRAPLAASREDRRDRESSRYNEHKEPEQHRADIFKIDKRGDKYNVEYGSPHLYDIPSYHRTGAGRVLGLPTDYTIDRELSFGTKIVIRPRGSNRGTDNGRQRYNSSLWKRASRFKEFRRVRPVSQAPGDLESESSFISLSASGGSKRRRVDNKASSEDSGPDYRSIEGKAKPTDSLALDLDMTSDSDIESEEVAARRRNASLSAHVSVHPDDINGWLDLISHQGSMVGTADSEGHRTYTMAEKKSIADIKISMYERALNKIPLNAPRDRLLLGMMEEGATIWDTKILLSKWKSVLQLNPGYITLWVKYLDFQQTRFVNFTYENCRSIFLECLRINQTHCDNLNRGVVHLYIILRLSLFMREAGYFEHAVALWQATLEFNFCGRAVDIKNNLPNAVRSFSEFWDSEMPRLGEVGAKGWNSNENEPPASKSDPPIANIDMKAIFDSWGKLERRQMRHSRLPARTLDELQEDDPYRVILSSDIQDFLTFFSEPGLLDLLLDAFLLFCYLPPHSSRENADILKEWREDPFIRNLILEQEAVSSQWFRDPSHEMDEPDLPTPVSLPYSNFAVTHDTIFSDGSSWFSAFKSWRSTYVDDTSSLDAPWVRRTLRQLVECVPENDKLAEYSVGLEYICNPSDAAKYAKSLLRKRPSSITLYNAYALIERRRGQEIAAEKVWMTTLSMSKSLPEEVRKDSIMLWQSWLWEALRSNDAWKAIRLLIALPENAINVDELSRDSQAATGFSPAEFLKTQRVLVEAQNYGLSFRNSTVFISNTECLALLHYLTRTFEIESALSIYRAAEERLKDSHLEQTPLAELLHQSKAKLLWYHISNTMKYKPALVREELSNSLSLFPNNSIFLSIFAYNESRFRIDDRVRLILRQHISSSSRRSLDGNMGTPGHSPLTPHFFSIYSELHRGVSAGSTAHSVRAAFETAVSSPPGQYSAAIWKLYILFELGWGRKERARDVFYRSIRSCPWVKELVLLAFTEPGLKEMMGADELRKIWNVPVEKGLRIHVDLEDVLEEMDDEKSISGQSAINPSGDQSSDGEM, from the exons ATGGAATCAAGGGAGGGGAAG GGAAAACCAGCGATACCTAGGTTTGCGAGCTTCAAACCGAAGCCGCAGCGCCCTTCAGAACAGCCAGAGGCAAAGAGAGAGGACACCGAGCACGAAGGTCGCGACAGCACTCGCCATTCACACAGGTCCGACCACAAGGAGGAACACAGTATCTCAACTAAAAGCAGCGATCGTAAAACTCGCGCACCTCTAGCAGCATCCAGAGAAGATCGACGCGACCGCGAATCTTCCCGTTACAATGAGCATAAAGAGCCTGAGCAGCATAGAGCAGACATTTTTAAGATTGACAAGCGAGGAGACAAATACAACGTGGAATATGGTTCTCCCCATCTCTATGATATACCTTCTTACCACAGGACTGGTGCAGGAAGGGTACTAGGTCTCCCAACAGACTATACCATAGATCGCGAATTGAGCTTCGGAACCAAAATCGTGATTCGCCCACGTGGTAGCAATCGCGGAACTGACAATGGCAGGCAAAGATACAATTCCTCTTTGTGGAAGAGAGCTAGTAGGTTCAAAGAATTCCGGCGAGTTCGACCGGTATCCCAAGCCCCGGGCGATTTGGAGTCAGAGTCGagttttatttctttgtCCGCGAGCGGGGGTAGCAAGCGAAGAAGAGTTGACAACAAAGCTTCTTCTGAAGATTCCGGCCCTGATTATCGATCAATCGAGGGGAAGGCTAAGCCTACCGATAGCCTTGCTTTGGATTTAGACATGACCTCGGATTCAGATATAGAGTCGGAAGAGGTGGCGGCTCGACGCCGTAATGCGTCTCTTTCAGCACATGTGTCCGTGCATCCGGATGATATCAACGGTTGGCTGGACCTCATCAGTCATCAGGGCTCCATGGTTGGTACCGCAGATTCAGAGGGCCATCGAACCTACACGATGGCCGAGAAAAAGAGTATTGCAGACATTAAAATTTCCATGTATGAGAGAGCTTTGAACAAAATACCACTCAATGCTCCTCGCGACCGTCTTCTGCTTGGGATGATGGAGGAAGGTGCCACAATATGGGATACGAAAATATTATTGTCTAAGTGGAAGAGTGTCCTTCAGTTAAACCCAGGGTACATCACTTTATGGGTTAAGTACCTAGACTTTCAGCAGACTCGATTTGTTAATTTTACATATGAAAATTGCCGCTCAATTTTCCTAGAGTGCCTGAGAATCAATCAAACGCATTGTGACAACCTTAACCGAGGCGTTGTCCATCTTTATATCATCCTTCGGCTGAGTTTGTTTATGCGAGAAGCAGGATATTTTGAGCACGCCGTTGCTTTATGGCAGGCAACTTTGGAGTTTAATTTCTGTGGCCGTGCTGTTGATATTAAAAACAATCTTCCCAACGCGGTCCGGTCGTTTTCTGAATTTTGGGATAGTGAAATGCCCCGGTTAGGGGAGGTTGGTGCTAAGGGCTGGAATAGCAATGAGAATGAGCCACCAGCCTCCAAGTCGGACCCCCCTATTGCCAATATCGATATGAAAGCGATTTTTGACTCATGGGGTAAACTAGAACGCCGCCAGATGCGTCATTCTCGTCTACCCGCGAGAACATTGGATGAGCTTCAGGAAGACGACCCTTACAGAGTGATACTATCTTCTGATATCCAAGACTTCCTTACTTTCTTTTCCGAGCCGGGTCTGCTGGACTTACTTCTCGATGCATTTCTACTCTTTTGCTATCTTCCACCACACTCTTCCCGGGAAAATGCTGATATCCTTAAGGAATGGCGTGAAGACCCATTTATTCGCAACCTGATTCTAGAACAAGAAGCAGTTTCCTCACAATGGTTTAGAGATCCGTCCCATGAAATGGATGAGCCTGACTTACCTACGCCTGTCTCACTTCCTTATTCTAACTTCGCAGTCACCCACGACACCATTTTCAGCGACGGTTCGTCATGGTTTTCGGCATTCAAGTCCTGGAGGTCTACGTATGTTGATGATACCAGCTCTCTCGATGCTCCATGGGTTCGGCGGACCTTAAGACAACTGGTGGAATGTGTCCCTGAGAATGATAAACTTGCGGAATATTCGGTCggtcttgaatatatttgcAATCCCAGCGACGCAGCAAAATATGCCAAAAGCCTTCTACGAAAGCGTCCCTCGAGTATTACCCTGTATAACGCGTACGCGTTGATTGAGCGCCGCCGTGGTCAAGAAATTGCAGCCGAGAAGGTCTGGATGACGACCTTGTCAATGAGCAAATCCCTTCCAGAGGAAGTTAGAAAGGACTCTATAATGCTATGGCAATCTTGGCTTTGGGAGGCGCTAAGGAGTAACGATGCCTGGAAAGCAATCCGGTTACTTATCGCACTTCCGGAGAATGCTATCAATGTCGATGAGCTATCAAGAGACTCACAGGCGGCAACCGGGTTTAGCCCTGCAGAATTTCTGAAAACTCAAAGA GTCCTGGTTGAAGCGCAGAATTATGGACTATCGTTTCGGAATTCGACCGTATTCATCAGCAATACGGAATGTCTTGCTCTCTTGCACTACCTCACGCGGACTTTTGAGATCGAAAGTGCTTTAAGCATATACCGAGCTGCTGAAGAGCGCTTGAAGGACAGCCACTTAGAACAGACTCCCCTAGCTGAGCTTCTCCATCAGTCCAAAGCTAAACTTCTCTGGTATCATATTTCCAACACCATGAAATATAAGCCAGCCCTAGTCCGTGAAGAGCTGTCTAATAgcctctctcttttcccaAACAACTCTATATTCCTTAGCATCTTCGCTTATAATGAATCTCGTTTCCGAATTGATGACCGGGTTCGCCTCATTCTTCGGCAGCATatctcctcttcctcgcgCCGTAGTCTAGACGGAAATATGGGAACTCCGGGACACTCTCCCCTTACACCCCATTTCTTTTCCATCTATAGTGAACTCCATCGAGGTGTTTCTGCTGGATCGACAGCTCATTCGGTCCGTGCAGCTTTTGAGACAGCAGTTAGCTCGCCCCCTGGCCAATATAGTGCCGCGATATGGAAGCTCTATATTCTCTTCGAGCTAGGTTGGGGTCGAAAAGAACGCGCCCGTGACGTCTTCTACCGGTCTATTCGTTCCTGTCCATGGGTAAAGGAATTGGTTCTTCTAGCATTTACAGAGCCCGGTCTAAAGGAGATGATGGGTGCCGACGAATTGAGAAAGATCTGGAATGTGCCTGTCGAGAAGGGCTTGCGAATTCACGTTGATTTGGAGGACGTGCTTGAGGAAATGGACGATGAAAAGAGCATCAGCGGACAGTCTGCAATTAACCCGTCTGGTGATCAGAGTAGCGATGGTGAAATGTAG
- a CDS encoding uncharacterized protein (EggNog:ENOG410PHYS~COG:L~BUSCO:10370at33183), with the protein MPNEDISSSAPLTSFNGVLDKYVHISPSKNGRAEQQPASPTKRSSPLKRKLEDAGSEPGGDVASLLSEPFSRPPISPTRRMTRSQSAQTLERPCRPSPTKRTRSFKSAPPASDLATPSGPISLLHDTIPQGLILLFIGVNPGIMTGQTGFVYAHPSNLYWKLLHWSGITIRQHPPSDTYRLPELYGVGNTNIVARPTRDASMLSKAEMDAGVPVLEEKVRRNRPEAVCLVGKSIWEAIWRVRKGKNIKKEEFRYGWQDESENMGVIKPGEGDNEEWKGARVFVATTTSGLAATMSLAEKKAVWNELGAWVKQKRVERHFVPNGN; encoded by the coding sequence ATGCCGAACGAGGACATTTCCAGTTCCGCGCCATTGACCTCTTTCAACGGTGTCCTCGACAAATATGTTCACATCTCGCCATCTAAGAATGGACGAGCAGAGCAACAGCCTGCTTCGCCCACCAAAAGATCATCACCATTGAAACGAAAACTCGAAGACGCTGGCAGTGAACCCGGGGGCGATGTCGCATCGCTGCTCAGTGAACCCTTCTCGCGGCCCCCGATATCCCCAACCCGACGAATGACCCGGTCTCAATCCGCCCAAACCCTCGAGAGACCTTGTCGTCCGTCCCCCACGAAACGCACCCGCAGCTTTAAATCCGCTCCACCGGCCTCCGACCTAGCCACACCAAGCGGCCCGATCAGCCTGCTGCACGACACCATTCCCCAAGGCCTTATTCTTCTCTTTATCGGCGTCAATCCCGGCATCATGACAGGCCAAACTGGCTTCGTCTACGCCCACCCGTCCAATCTATACTGGAAACTCCTTCATTGGTCGGGCATAACGATCCGTCAACATCCGCCTAGCGATACGTATCGGCTTCCGGAGCTGTACGGCGTGGGTAATACGAACATCGTGGCGCGCCCGACGCGCGACGCGAGTATGTTGTCCAAGGCGGAGATGGATGCGGGTGTGCCGGTACTTGAAGAGAAAGTGAGGAGAAATAGGCCCGAGGCTGTGTGTCTGGTTGGGAAGAGCATCTGGGAAGCAATTTGGAGGGTGAGGAAAGGGAAGAATATTAAAAAGGAGGAGTTTAGGTATGGGTGGCAGGATGAAAGTGAGAATATGGGAGTGATAAAGCCGGGAGAAGGAGACAACGAGGAGTGGAAAGGAGCGAGGGTATTCGTCGCTACGACGACAAGCGGATTAGCTGCGACCATGTCTTTGGCGGAGAAGAAAGCGGTATGGAATGAGTTGGGAGCTTGGGTAAAGCAGAAGAGAGTGGAAAGGCATTTTGTGCCTAACGGTAATTGA
- a CDS encoding uncharacterized protein (EggNog:ENOG410PPDQ~COG:S~TransMembrane:4 (i12-31o51-71i83-101o107-128i)~BUSCO:14818at33183) codes for MGKLIKNHLARLIVLTAAICQFAAGIHGFFWPKVFWDFLTKNLDGAVKPVPVLQIFNVIFGLIGIALEWPLKPIAGTLVHRSIEARLLVLPVSTLLAALLYQGTNPAIYYIVGMIVYFWGYSEGEVVCPEPWTLPKRPARVMKV; via the exons ATGGGAAAGTTGATCAAGAACCACTTGGCAAGATTAATTGTCCTCACCGCAGCAATTT GCCAGTTCGCCGCTGGTATTCACGGATTCTTCTGGCCGAAGGTCTTCTGGGACTTCCTCACCAAGAACCTCGATGGAGCAGTTAAACCTGTCCCCGTCCTTCAGATTTTCAATGTAATATTTGGGTTGATCGGTATCGCGTTGGAATGGCCTTTGAAGCCCATTGCGGGAACCCTTGTCCACCGTAGCATCGAAGCTCGATTGCTAGTACTTCCGGTCAGCACTCTTCTGGCGGCCCTATTATATCAGGGCACGAATCCCGCTATCTATTATATCGTGGGAATGATTGTATATTTCTGGGGTTACAGCGAAGGCGAG GTTGTCTGCCCCGAACCATGGACATTGCCCAAGAGGCCGGCACGAGTTATGAAAGTATAA
- a CDS encoding uncharacterized protein (EggNog:ENOG410PFUK~COG:P,Q~TransMembrane:5 (i15-34o54-78i99-117o137-159i171-189o)~BUSCO:3566at33183) yields MEQSAWKRHFSGSKIIFYILFHGMHLGVFIFGWYKQAGDIRLAPLNTLQFSVWISRGAGLVLSVDGLLILLPMCRTLLRVVRPKFRWLPLDESIWFHRQVAYSLLFFSLLHTLSHYVNFFNVEKSQVRPETAVQIHYTQAGGITGHIMLLCMLLMYTTAHARIRQQAFETFWYTHHLFIPFMLGLYTHATGCFVRDTVDPFSPFAGKDFWDHCIGYEGWRWELWGGGIYLIERLYREIRAARETQITKVVRHPYDAMEIQFSKPSMKYKAGQWLFIQVPDISRGQWHPFTITSCPFDPYISIHIRQVGDWTRALGNRLGCGPQQAKDIDGLDPLGMYEIAVQNGQTMPKIRIDGPYGAPAEDVFDNEIAILIGTGIGVTPWASILKNIWHLRAGPNPPTRLRRVEFIWICRDTSSFEWFHALLSSLESQSAADSSTGQQFLRIHTYLTQRFDQDTAANIMLNSVGQQVDPLTELRTGTKFGRPDFKTFFSAMRTGLVDQSYMPGLDASLRTDVGVYFCGPNVAAKEIKKAAKECTTREVRFRFWKEHF; encoded by the exons ATGGAGCAATCAGCGTGGAAGCGGCATTTTAGCGGTTCTAaaattatattttatatcCTATTCCATGGGATGCATCTGGGAGTTTTTATTTTTGGATG GTATAAACAGGCTGGCGATATTCGACTTGCACCACTTAACACCCTGCAGTTTTCAGTATGGATATCCCGAGGAGCTGGTTTAGTCCTCTCCGTCGATGGCCTTCTCATCCTGCTTCCGATGTGTAGAACCCTCTTGCGCGTTGTCAGACCGAAATTTAGATGGCTGCCGCTCGATGAATCGATATGGTTCCATCGACAGGTTGCGTATTCATTGCTCTTCTTTAGCCTTCTCCATACTCTCTCTCATTATGTGAA CTTTTTCAATGTTGAAAAGTCTCAAGTCCGTCCGGAAACTGCGGTTCAGATCCACTACACTCAAGCTGGTGGTATCACTGGGCATATCATGCTCTTGTGCATGCTATTGATGTACACCACGGCCCATGCACGTATCAGGCAACAAGCTTTTGAGACTTTTTGGTATACGCACCATCTATTTATTCCATTCATGCTAGGCCTTTACACCCATGCTACGGGCTGTTTCGTGCGAGATACCGTCGACCCCTTCTCTCCATTCGCAGGAAAAGACTTTTGGGACCATTGCATTGGTTATGAAGGGTGGAGATGGGAGCTCTGGGGTGGTGGAATCTATCTCATCGAGCGGCTCTACCGTGAAATCCGTGCTGCTCGGGAAACACAAATTACCAAAGTTGTTAGACATCCCTACG ATGCCATGGAAATTCAATTCAGCAAGCCTAGTATGAAATATAAAGCTGGGCAGTGGCTATTCATCCAGGTTCCCGACATTTCTCGAGGCCAATGGCATCCATTTACCATCACATCCTGCCCTTTTGATCCCTACATCAGTATCCACATCCGCCAGGTGGGCGATTGGACTAGAGCCCTCGGCAACCGTCTTGGTTGCGGCCCTCAACAAGCCAAAGATATAGACGGCCTCGATCCCCTCGGAATGTACGAGATTGCGGTCCAAAACGGCCAGACCATGCCGAAAATTCGCATAGATGGACCGTACGGAGCTCCAGCCGAGGACGTGTTCGACAACGAAATTGCCATTCTCATCGGTACCGGTATCGGAGTAACGCCGTGGGCTTCGATCCTCAAAAACATCTGGCATCTGCGCGCTGGACCAAATCCACCTACCCGTCTTCGCCGAGTCGAGTTCATTTGGATATGTAGAGACACTAGTTCCTTTGAATGGTTCCACGCTCTTCTCTCCTCCCTCGAATCCCAATCTGCCGCCGATTCGAGCACTGGCCAGCAGTTCTTGCGTATCCACACATACCTCACCCAGCGGTTCGACCAGGACACCGCCGCCAACATCATGCTCAATTCTGTTGGCCAACAAGTTGACCCCTTAACTGAATTGCGTACCGGTACGAAGTTCGGCCGCCCGGACTTCAAGACGTTCTTTTCGGCTATGCGAACTGGACTTGTTGATCAGTCGTATATGCCCGGTCTGGATGCCTCATTGCGAACGGATGTTGGTGTGTACTTCTGTGGGCCGAACGTTGCAGCTAAGGAGATCAAAAAGGCAGCCAAAGAGTGTACGACGAGAGAGGTGCGGTTCAGATTCTGGAAGGAACATTTCTAA
- a CDS encoding uncharacterized protein (EggNog:ENOG410PRJB~COG:S~BUSCO:16394at33183): MARGNIDVYKVFYKGDYDNFVVFVEDVTAVRNWKKDRSIPLAQVVNGFKIYVTHRQGAQGIYDGASKSILESEFGTSNEDEVISKILEKGEIQETENHERNGTKNDSKGIYIRR, translated from the exons ATGGCTCGCGGGAACATCGATGTGTACAAGGTCTTCTACAAGGGCGATTACGACAACTTTGTCGTGTTTGTCGAGGATGTTACTGCAGTGCGGAACTGGAAGAAGGACCGCTCAATTCCGCTAGCGCAGGTGGTGAATGGGTTTAAGATTTATGTTACACATCG CCAAGGGGCCCAGGGAATATATGACGGAGCGAGCAAATCGATTTTGGAAAGCGAGTTTGGGACGTCGAATGAGGATGAAGTCATATCGAAGATACTGGAGAAGGGAGAGATACAGGAGACCGAG AATCACGAACGCAATGGAACGAAGAATGACTCCAAAGGAATCTATATAAGGCGCTAA
- a CDS encoding uncharacterized protein (EggNog:ENOG410PIJ2~COG:T~BUSCO:2079at33183), producing the protein MSSITEDRTLHNFILENYPDEALLETLEEYAYSPEATKAISETPSTHSFREWIRSIRSSKASLPQGPSRFVTDWPEDEGLDDSYRMFPKERISGDDASFVTSSSFLHSVKTASMSLASLSILNRGRSNTQTSSHHRSSTFSGSDPRKSIDSNRLGSTPPFDEAAWRHAIQRYRIIQELIDTEVSYISILKNLSQGLSLVLIAPSGVHQSVDKLITFHERLLASLRNRPTVSTSNANLNTRGPTRRMKYANENDPNPSTIGADSIFLAPKKLRWQASPRIRSPTVLMATPKEAADVACILKAHLPGFLVYKEYLMKYPSVQSEIDQLRQTKQNWQAYDQGLEALFRTVQPFSSREKYANHARTISDLLIQPVQRLCKYQLFLTDLMKCTPATQCLVTHETLRQAHQETVNVAQEVNSGSDDPIAIDRYRKTMELQKRLEFPSSQVGYNLRAKTKSVVNICLQDYHDILKTYGPLKVCGVLHVAYQIGETVSGSYMVCALFDSYILLATSSSDREKFRVMAIIHIRLHCSGTPYSWKLIFTFEHSLVELIFSACSEKEETEWLRNLIIQINPEQEARSETVGQPARNSFIYFALKPLQAVILNGRLLSVARRSSIHGTLITTGSPDYLPIHIKGTTALPTNQATRPPLGRSQSVQNSRRDIVLAPKRQKRVKMEKRLVDIWTRDVVPYPGMPLGIGESFMRTSTDVLMGKFTSLPQFARRTNSNRISIKNNSVEQFSIPKSENHKMEAKDEDSINSSPTKETGQGQGDDKTGLQKAAMDAPSTQRRGFMSLRKKHSNLVQRAIGEAPSEVRYKGSRQSLRKRLSVALFKSSSPGKSRRSNSVEA; encoded by the exons ATGAGCTCAATCACAGAGGATAGGACACTGCACAACTTCATCCTGGAGAACTATCCAGATGAAGCGCTTTTGGAGACACTTGAAGAGTACGCGTACTCGCCTGAAGCGACTAAAGCCATCTCAGAGACTCCGTCGACTCACAGCTTCAGAGAATGGATCAGGAGCATTCGAAGCAGCAAAGCAAGTCTTCCACAGGGTCCATCACGCTTTGTGACAGACTGGCCAGAAGATGAGGGGCTAGATGACAGCTATCGCATGTTCCCTAAAGAGCGAATCAGTGGTGATGATGCTTCGTTCGTGACATCTTCCTCGTTCCTTCACAGTGTGAAAACGGCGAGCATGAGTCTGGCTAGCCTGAGTATCTTGAATCGAGGCAGGTCGAATACTCAAACAAGCAGCCACCATCGCAGCAGCACCTTTTCCGGTTCTGACCCCCGAAAATCTATTGACAGCAACAGGCTTGGATCAACTCCTCCCTTTGATGAAGCGGCGTGGCGCCACGCCATTCAAAGATACCGGATCATTCAAGAGCTGATTGATACTGAAGTATCGTACATCTCTATCCTCAAGAATCTATCACAG GGTCTCTCATTGGTCCTTATAGCTCCATCCGGAGTTCACCAAAGCGTCGACAAGCTCATTACATTCCATGAACGACTACTAGCCAGCCTTCGGAACCGTCCAACTGTTTCTACATCGAATGCAAACCTCAATACACGAGGTCCGACCCGCCGAATGAAATATGCAAACGAAAACGACCCAAACCCATCCACAATTGGGGCGGATAGCATATTTCTGGCTCCGAAAAAACTTCGTTGGCAAGCAAGCCCACGTATCCGATCACCAACTGTTCTTATGGCTACACCGAAAGAGGCAGCGGACGTAGCATGCATCTTAAAGGCACAT CTGCCAGGATTTCTCGtctataaagaatatctcatGAAGTACCCGTCGGTGCAAAGTGAGATCGATCAACTACGCCAGACAAAACAGAACTGGCAAGCGTATGACCAGGGACTAGAAGCATTATTCCGGACTGTTCAGCCCTTCAGCTCACGTGAGAAGTACGCAAACCATGCTCGCACTATTAGCGATCTTTTGATACAG CCGGTTCAGAGACTCTGCAAGTACCAGCTCTTTCTAACAGACTTGATGAAGTGTACTCCGGCAACCCAGTGCCTTGTAACACACGAAACGCTTCGACAAGCACACCAAGAAACAGTAAATGTTGCTCAAGAGGTGAACAGCGGCTCCGACGATCCTATCGCCATAGACCGCTATAGAAAGACAATGGAGCTCCAAAAAAGGCTTGAATTTCCCTCGAGCCAGGTAGGGTATAATTTACGAGCTAAAACTAAATCAGTTGTTAACATATGTCTCCAGGACTACCATGATATCCTCAAGACGTACGGGCCACTGAAAGTATGCGGTGTTCTGCATGTTGCTTACCAAATCGGGGAAACCGTGTCTGGGAGCTATATGGTGTGCGCTTTGTTTGACTCTTATATTCTTCTCGCCACGTCAAGTAGTGATCGCGAAAAATTCAGGGTTATGGCCATCATTCATATCC GCTTGCATTGCTCTGGTACTCCCTATTCCTGGAAGCTCATATTCACCTTCGAACATAGCCTTGTCGAATTGATTTTCAGTGCTTGCTCGGAGAAGGAAGAGACAGAATGGCTTCGGAACCTAATAATTCAGATCAACCCTGAACAGGAAGCCCGGTCGGAGACCGTCGGACAGCCGGCGCGGAATTCATTCATTTATTTTGCTCTGAAGCCTCTACAGGCTGTGATACTGAATGGTCGTTTGCTGAGCGTTGCGCGACGCAGCTCTATCCATGGCACTTTGATCACAACTGGCAGTCCAGATTACCTGCCCATTCATATTAAGGGAACTACTGCTCTACCTACAAACCAAGCTACTCGTCCTCCATTAGGGAGGTCACAGTCTGTGCAAAACTCCCGTCGAGATATCGTACTCGCACCAAAGAGACAAAAAAGGGTCAAAATGGAGAAGCGCCTTGTAGACATCTGGACTCGCGATGTCGTCCCGTATCCCGGAATGCCATTGGGAATAGGGGAGTCTTTTATGCGAACATCAACGGACGTCTTGATGGGAAAGTTCACAAGTTTGCCGCAATTTGCGCGGCGCACTAATAGTAACCGTATATCGATAAAGAACAATAGTGTCGAACAATTTTCTATCCCAAAATCCGAGAATCACAAAATGGAGGCTAAAGACGAAGATTCTATCAACAGTAGCCCTACCAAAGAGACTGGTCAAGGCCAAGGAGACGACAAAACTGGCCTCCAAAAGGCGGCGATGGATGCGCCGAGCACTCAGAGAAGAGGGTTTATGTCACTTCGCAAGAAGCACTCAAACTTGGTGCAGCGGGCCATTGGTGAAGCTCCGAGCGAGGTTCGATATAAGGGAAGTAGACAGAGTCTCCGCAAACGGCTAAGTGTAGCCTTGTTTAAATCCAGCTCCCCCGGCAAGTCACGACGATCCAACTCGGTGGAGGCTTGA
- the NAS2 gene encoding putative 26S proteasome regulatory subunit (EggNog:ENOG410PGUB~COG:O~BUSCO:14678at33183), whose amino-acid sequence MGMPMDDIHAPTVPSGPVSRLGAERDISKMSMHELFKEKEQLEVELKVLSEVLQSHGVNMETPLTTFDGYPRDDLDIAQIRTTRARIIYLRNDHKAVMAKIEQVVHAYFADMREREAGGEAPESSRVPPVGPEFSEETPSNQNGLAETPFARVNSVAEGSPAAEAGMKVGDKIRGFGTVNWMNHQDLRKISEVVQNSEDIPIIVRVTRSSDSGQGPTNLSLRLTPRRHWGGRGLLGCHLVPL is encoded by the exons ATGGGAATGCCAATGGATGACATCCACGCTCCCACGGTGCCGTCCGGCCCCGTCTCCCGCCTGGGAGCAGAGCGAGATATATCGAAGATGAGCATGCACGAGCTCTTCAAAGAAAAGGAACAGCTTGAAGTCGAACTAAAGGTCCTTAGTGAGGTTTTGCAGTCT CATGGAGTGAACATGGAAACTCCTTTAACCACATTTGACGGATATCCAAGAGATGATCTTGACATTGCTCAGA TACGAACGACCAGGGCGCGGATTATCTATCTTCGGAACGACCACAAAGCAGTGATGGCAAAGATTGAACAAGTGGTACACGCGTATTTTGCAGATATGAGAGAGCGCGAAGCCGGCGGTGAAGCGCCCGAATCCTCGCGTGTGCCACCTGTTGGCCCAGAATTTTCAGAAGAGACGCCGTCGAACCAGAATGGGTTGGCAGAAACGCCTTTTGCTAGAGTCAACAGTGTGGCAGAAGGTAGCCCGGCCGCAGAGGCGGGCATGAAAGTCGGTGATAAAATACGCGGCTTTGGGACTGTTAACTGGATGAACCATCAAGACCTCCGAAAGATTTCGGAGGTGGTTCAAAACAGCGAAGAT ATTCCAATAATTGTCAGAGTCACAAGAAGTAGTGACTCTGGTCAAGGGCCCACCAACCTCAGTTTACGACTGACCCCTCGCCGTCATTGGGGAGGACGCGGTTTACTCGGATGTCATCTCGTTCCATTATGA